A window from Dermacentor albipictus isolate Rhodes 1998 colony chromosome 10, USDA_Dalb.pri_finalv2, whole genome shotgun sequence encodes these proteins:
- the LOC135898746 gene encoding uncharacterized protein isoform X2: MERAEPSMHQGGRCDLVPTFARFAEVARRSAKLRSLRLPWRDTHSHLGVHNASPEATQCMKSWQTALQGSKSPLKQLRVDLTGFGEAACDTFFDAIANNESLRLVEVDTLPFIDGLDRVSKTILERGLNDRVVIKGHDRHSNAINLLKCPQISSVAVTLGWLISRQRVGPQSFISTLEVVGSSSNVTSLLVEDNRFNRDELSALAACLRNAAVLTDVDINLSSALAVLSEKDRTDVRAELVSALASNHKLVKVSIKGVVLSNDDLNVLAHFASRSLSLTEFTMTPVCCGGARPGRLCEELRIAFEQRPAVLKEAFNFKNITLADILQATIRNASTVSAASQFVLGQQDTLDGADAIELMHDHPRLLEMVMEGADLTKTKAKENISSALLRVHHCSLEEFMRIAGVVKERVECFRHPKARFQLVDINEHCWLHIRRFLKIRDVVNIEPVSVDQNDAWAFECD, from the exons ATGGAGCGCGCAGAACCTTCCATGCACCAAGGGGGACGGTGCGACCT CGTACCTACGTTCGCCCGCTTCGCCGAAGTGGCCCGTCGGAGCGCCAAACTACGCAGCCTGAGGTTGCCTTGGAGGGATACACATTCCCATCTCGGTGTTCACAATGCAAGTCCTGAAGCCACGCAATGCATGAAGTCCTGGCAAACAGCCTTGCAAGGATCGAAGTCACCGCTCAAGCAGCTGCGCGTCGACTTGACGGGCTTCGGCGAAGCCGCATGCGACACTTTCTTCGACGCAATCGCCAACAATGAATCTCTGCGGTTGGTGGAAGTCGACACTTTGCCATTCATCGATGGGCTCGACAGGGTCTCCAAAACTATTCTGGAGCGAGGTCTGAACGATCGAGTGGTCATCAAAGGACACGATCGCCACAGCAACGCAATCAATCTGCTCAAATGCCCGCAAATCAGCAGCGTGGCCGTAACGCTGGGGTGGTTAATTTCCCGCCAGCGTGTCGGCCCGCAGTCATTTATCTCGACTCTGGAAGTGGTCGGTAGCTCCAGTAACGTAACGTCACTGCTGGTTGAGGACAATAGATTCAATCGCGACGAATTGTCTGCCTTGGCGGCATGCCTAAGGAACGCGGCTGTACTCACTGATGTCGACATAAACCTGAGTAGCGCTTTGGCTGTCTTATCAGAAAAGGATCGTACGGACGTGCGGGCGGAACTAGTGTCAGCGCTGGCCTCCAACCACAAACTAGTTAAAGTCAGCATCAAAGGCGTGGTGCTGTCCAATGACGACTTGAACGTCCTCGCACATTTTGCCAGCAGGAGCCTCAGCCTCACCGAATTCACCATGACTCCTGTCTGTTGTGGCGGTGCCAGGCCTGGCAGGCTTTGTGAAGAGCTGCGAATTGCTTTTGAGCAAAGGCCCGCTGTGCTAAAGGAAGCATTCAACTTCAAGAACATCACACTTGCAGACATCCTG cAAGCGACCATACGGAATGCCTCCACCGTCTCGGCCGCTTCACAATTCGTGCTAGGTCAGCAAGATACCTTGGACGGTGCGGATGCCATCGAGCTGATGCACGACCATCCACGCCTCCTCGAGATGGTGATGGAAGGTGCTGACCTCACAAAGACCAAAGCTAAAGAGAATATCAGCAGCGCTCTTCTGCGTGTGCACCACTGTAGCCTTGAGGAGTTTATGAGAATCGCAGGCGTCGTCAAGGAGAGGgtggagtgctttcgtcatcccAAGGCCAGGTTTCAGCTCGTTGACATTAACGAGCACTGCTGGCTGCACATTCGCAGGTTCCTAAAGATAAGGGACGTTGTCAACATTGAGCCGGTGTCGGTCGATCAAAATGACGCGTGGGCTTTTGAATGCGATTAG
- the LOC135898746 gene encoding uncharacterized protein isoform X1: MSTAPHAGHAVDASYALDNSSNEWSAQNLPCTKGDGATCKLLEHHTEINRVLLGAALQLREDKRGQSRGDALIAAVEASTCRYASYSSVENSSKARALDLVELLLAEHHCITAIEFNSNLMLRPSLISVVKRHPHLNSFTVCGRFIASDRAAVVFDVIRSLPQLRNLAFKSYEFEKDSSTTSCLIDYSFDLRISCLSTLDLAELRFPSTKAGWLVQALIENESITDLCVGVSVFSYGDEHSYPRFTTYLANENCPLRKLTLKSNAYYISGSLMGKLVGAFCKMNFLKELNVDIVDIATTIFVPTFARFAEVARRSAKLRSLRLPWRDTHSHLGVHNASPEATQCMKSWQTALQGSKSPLKQLRVDLTGFGEAACDTFFDAIANNESLRLVEVDTLPFIDGLDRVSKTILERGLNDRVVIKGHDRHSNAINLLKCPQISSVAVTLGWLISRQRVGPQSFISTLEVVGSSSNVTSLLVEDNRFNRDELSALAACLRNAAVLTDVDINLSSALAVLSEKDRTDVRAELVSALASNHKLVKVSIKGVVLSNDDLNVLAHFASRSLSLTEFTMTPVCCGGARPGRLCEELRIAFEQRPAVLKEAFNFKNITLADILQATIRNASTVSAASQFVLGQQDTLDGADAIELMHDHPRLLEMVMEGADLTKTKAKENISSALLRVHHCSLEEFMRIAGVVKERVECFRHPKARFQLVDINEHCWLHIRRFLKIRDVVNIEPVSVDQNDAWAFECD; this comes from the exons ATGTCTACGGCACCTCATGCAGGCCATGCCGTCGACGCCAGCTATGCCCTCGACAACAGCAGCAACGAATGGAGCGCGCAGAACCTTCCATGCACCAAGGGGGACGGTGCGACCTGTAAGTTACTGGAGCACCATACGGAAATTAATAGGGTACTTCTAGGCGCTGCCCTGCAGCTTCGGGAAGACAAGCGAGGACAGAGCAGAGGCGATGCCCTTATTGCGGCTGTCGAGGCAAGCACTTGCCGGTACGCCTCGTACAGCTCTGTGGAAAACTCGTCCAAAGCGAGAGCACTGGACCTTGTTGAGCTTCTACTCGCCGAGCACCACTGCATCACGGCGATAGAATTCAACAGCAACCTGATGCTTCGCCCATCGTTGATCTCAGTAGTAAAACGTCATCCCCATTTGAACAGCTTTACTGTATGCGGAAGATTCATTGCATCTGACCGCGCAGCTGTGGTGTTCGACGTGATAAGGTCTTTGCCGCAGCTCAGGAATCTAGCTTTCAAGTCTTACGAGTTCGAGAAGGACTCCTCGACTACGAGCTGCCTCATTGACTACTCCTTTGACCTTCGCATAAGTTGTCTATCGACCCTTGACCTCGCAGAGCTGCGATTTCCCAGCACTAAGGCCGGTTGGCTCGTCCAAGCACTCATTGAAAACGAAAGCATCACCGACCTCTGCGTAGGAGTATCCGTATTCTCGTACGGAGATGAACACTCTTATCCAAGGTTCACGACGTACCTCGCGAACGAAAATTGCCCGCTGCGAAAATTGACGCTCAAATCGAACGCCTACTACATCAGTGGGTCACTCATGGGGAAACTCGTTggcgcattctgcaaaatgaatTTTTTGAAGGAACTGAACGTGGACATCGTGGACATCGCGACAACAATATT CGTACCTACGTTCGCCCGCTTCGCCGAAGTGGCCCGTCGGAGCGCCAAACTACGCAGCCTGAGGTTGCCTTGGAGGGATACACATTCCCATCTCGGTGTTCACAATGCAAGTCCTGAAGCCACGCAATGCATGAAGTCCTGGCAAACAGCCTTGCAAGGATCGAAGTCACCGCTCAAGCAGCTGCGCGTCGACTTGACGGGCTTCGGCGAAGCCGCATGCGACACTTTCTTCGACGCAATCGCCAACAATGAATCTCTGCGGTTGGTGGAAGTCGACACTTTGCCATTCATCGATGGGCTCGACAGGGTCTCCAAAACTATTCTGGAGCGAGGTCTGAACGATCGAGTGGTCATCAAAGGACACGATCGCCACAGCAACGCAATCAATCTGCTCAAATGCCCGCAAATCAGCAGCGTGGCCGTAACGCTGGGGTGGTTAATTTCCCGCCAGCGTGTCGGCCCGCAGTCATTTATCTCGACTCTGGAAGTGGTCGGTAGCTCCAGTAACGTAACGTCACTGCTGGTTGAGGACAATAGATTCAATCGCGACGAATTGTCTGCCTTGGCGGCATGCCTAAGGAACGCGGCTGTACTCACTGATGTCGACATAAACCTGAGTAGCGCTTTGGCTGTCTTATCAGAAAAGGATCGTACGGACGTGCGGGCGGAACTAGTGTCAGCGCTGGCCTCCAACCACAAACTAGTTAAAGTCAGCATCAAAGGCGTGGTGCTGTCCAATGACGACTTGAACGTCCTCGCACATTTTGCCAGCAGGAGCCTCAGCCTCACCGAATTCACCATGACTCCTGTCTGTTGTGGCGGTGCCAGGCCTGGCAGGCTTTGTGAAGAGCTGCGAATTGCTTTTGAGCAAAGGCCCGCTGTGCTAAAGGAAGCATTCAACTTCAAGAACATCACACTTGCAGACATCCTG cAAGCGACCATACGGAATGCCTCCACCGTCTCGGCCGCTTCACAATTCGTGCTAGGTCAGCAAGATACCTTGGACGGTGCGGATGCCATCGAGCTGATGCACGACCATCCACGCCTCCTCGAGATGGTGATGGAAGGTGCTGACCTCACAAAGACCAAAGCTAAAGAGAATATCAGCAGCGCTCTTCTGCGTGTGCACCACTGTAGCCTTGAGGAGTTTATGAGAATCGCAGGCGTCGTCAAGGAGAGGgtggagtgctttcgtcatcccAAGGCCAGGTTTCAGCTCGTTGACATTAACGAGCACTGCTGGCTGCACATTCGCAGGTTCCTAAAGATAAGGGACGTTGTCAACATTGAGCCGGTGTCGGTCGATCAAAATGACGCGTGGGCTTTTGAATGCGATTAG